In one window of Vanessa atalanta chromosome 10, ilVanAtal1.2, whole genome shotgun sequence DNA:
- the LOC125067074 gene encoding uncharacterized protein LOC125067074 yields the protein METASDASVRFVDHDESDSDSDSARLTADRRGNSKNGLSQARAELKKKEEEDRELAFERTLRSRAFKKAPAAAPVVNEPTPAISITDPADLSAEELRAEAGRNAAQIREVALKSSNLKGGFIKKLKDAATSLEGVVEALASRTEAEESRRLRADNNRLHREVENLKAELKAHRREYAEMRTTVAAATEAANTPRGAPSIAELKDFIVRSIGAAMKDQLAGLEERLPARMQRPPSAADKPLEVTPSHASAARQPAIPKKARKTAPPVAQSPTAGPPCATVSAPVAPATSQTPPNKVTSWSTVVKKGRKGSKTTSSADATAAKAPPKTPQPAKSKLATPRSAAIVLTLQPEAVGKGVTYAQVLERAEQSVKLQDLGISGGLKVRRTATGARALELPKAQAEQADRLAAKLRTVLDGVADVVRPVKKADLKVTGLDDSVTLEKLAAAIAHAGDCSSEAVKCGVMQRGPGYMGMVRVTCPLTAAKKLAAAGGLLVGWSSAKVAVVEQRPMRGYKCMGLGHTRALCPSKAERGGLCYRCGSDGHKSAECTAKMRCAVCAEAGKPSGHLMGARDCNPPITKESHC from the coding sequence ATGGAGACAGCGTCGGACGCCTCGGTCCGGTTCGTCGACCATGACGAATCCGACTCGGACTCCGACTCGGCGAGACTCACTGCCGACCGCCGCGGCAACTCAAAGAACGGGCTCAGCCAAGCTAGGGCTGAACTAAAAAAGAAAGAGGAGGAAGACAGGGAACTCGCCTTCGAGCGTACCCTGCGCAGCCGAGCCTTTAAAAAGGCGCCGGCTGCGGCGCCGGTGGTCAACGAGCCGACCCCCGCAATAAGCATCACAGACCCAGCCGACTTAAGCGCCGAGGAGCTCCGCGCGGAGGCTGGCCGAAATGCGGCCCAGATCCGAGAGGTCGCTCTTAAATCCTCCAACTTGAAAGGAGGGTTTATTAAAAAGCTAAAGGACGCAGCGACCTCTCTGGAGGGTGTGGTCGAGGCCCTCGCCTCTCGGACGGAGGCCGAGGAGAGCAGGAGGCTCCGGGCAGATAACAACCGCCTGCACAGGGAGGTTGAAAACCTCAAGGCGGAGCTAAAGGCCCACCGCCGTGAGTACGCGGAGATGCGTACCACGGTGGCAGCGGCGACCGAGGCGGCCAACACCCCGCGAGGCGCTCCTTCGATTGCGGAGCTCAAGGACTTCATCGTCAGGTCGATCGGCGCGGCGATGAAGGACCAATTGGCGGGCCTGGAGGAGCGCCTCCCTGCGAGGATGCAGCGACCTCCCTCCGCGGCAGATAAACCGCTAGAGGTGACGCCGTCTCACGCGTCGGCGGCCCGTCAGCCGGCGATACCGAAAAAGGCCAGGAAAACGGCCCCACCAGTGGCACAATCGCCGACCGCAGGCCCTCCATGTGCGACGGTAAGCGCCCCGGTTGCACCGGCGACGTCCCAGACACCACCGAACAAGGTAACGTCCTGGTCCACGGTGGTGAAGAAGGGCAGGAAGGGGAGCAAGACCACCTCTTCCGCCGACGCTACGGCCGCAAAGGCGCCGCCGAAGACGCCCCAGCCAGCCAAATCGAAGCTGGCCACCCCTCGCTCGGCTGCAATCGTTCTCACGTTGCAGCCGGAAGCAGTAGGAAAGGGCGTCACCTACGCGCAGGTCCTGGAGAGAGCGGAGCAAAGTGTCAAGCTCCAGGACCTAGGAATCAGCGGTGGGCTGAAGGTGCGACGCACGGCGACCGGAGCCAGGGCTCTCGAGCTGCCGAAAGCCCAAGCGGAGCAGGCCGATAGGTTGGCGGCGAAGCTCCGCACAGTTCTCGACGGGGTCGCTGACGTAGTGCGCCCGGTCAAGAAGGCCGACCTGAAGGTGACGGGGCTCGACGACTCCGTCACCTTGGAGAAACTGGCCGCGGCGATCGCGCACGCCGGTGACTGCTCCTCCGAGGCGGTGAAGTGCGGAGTGATGCAGCGCGGACCCGGCTATATGGGGATGGTCCGCGTCACCTGCCCCCTCACGGCAGCGAAGAAGCTGGCCGCTGCCGGTGGCCTCCTCGtcgggtggagctcggccaagGTGGCCGTCGTGGAGCAGCGCCCTATGCGCGGCTACAAGTGTATGGGCCTTGGCCATACACGGGCGCTCTGCCCGTCGAAGGCGGAGAGGGGAGGCCTGTGCTACCGCTGTGGCTCGGACGGCCACAAGTCAGCGGAATGCACGGCCAAGATGCGCTGCGCGGTCTGCGCGGAGGCTGGCAAGCCTTCGGGGCACCTGATGGGGGCCAGGGATTGcaacccccccatcacgaagg